A genomic stretch from Pseudomonadota bacterium includes:
- a CDS encoding tetratricopeptide repeat protein translates to MFALASGVYGCFAFAGVGFRDSGEIGAAAFRLGVAHPTGFAANMLLFRLAAYLPLGTNAWRQNLAVALTAAAALALVAELTSRLARRTGVTAALPRLAGALVAAAALGAWGTFSSSALSVEVYASALLLLGLGCLGALAAGSRKYWIALGMGLAPSIHMMCALPLLALWLARALPLVQPVRPRVWLVGGVALLCSALLVVYLPLASLRDPPLDWGDPETLAAFWQHLTAARIRAAYAGQMLGAATPPWMVLAAQLGQLWLLLPLAAAGLWLLARAERRLALLAFCLLSLDLAYALWVNPMGVADRQVGQLAGAVVCVLGGLAVARALGRTWSWAPGRPGGLLLTGLLGVWVASPFAKLDLLQSSIWDELHGGGGPLSKLPPRAVLVCYSDDVCAGALFALHADGVRPDVAVVAAQHLWDPVTVRSLTGLSALARWGGVPAPPAGQRPARVRAALAALLETGVPRPVRWESDEPLRASGLQASLTTSSSVPFLRAHPDLPDSGHARQHLVKLDRLRTARLGTCVPRSRLAQHAWAATYGRFARGALGEQHLTTALLALERAITLAPDRPQAWTNLGLVHARAGNLRAALDAYQRALELDPSRAAVWVNLIALELSAGDSTGARRALELALDLGIQDRRLQELRSRLYRHEPTSPLDRTERKP, encoded by the coding sequence GTGTTCGCGCTCGCGTCCGGCGTCTACGGGTGCTTCGCCTTCGCGGGGGTGGGCTTCCGGGATAGTGGGGAGATCGGGGCGGCAGCCTTTCGGCTCGGCGTAGCTCACCCCACGGGCTTCGCGGCCAACATGCTCTTGTTCCGTCTCGCGGCCTATCTCCCCCTCGGCACGAACGCCTGGCGCCAGAATCTGGCGGTTGCACTGACGGCGGCCGCGGCGCTAGCGCTGGTGGCGGAACTCACGAGTCGCCTGGCAAGGCGCACCGGGGTTACCGCTGCCCTGCCACGTCTAGCCGGAGCTCTAGTCGCGGCAGCGGCGCTCGGGGCGTGGGGCACCTTCAGTTCCAGTGCACTGAGCGTGGAGGTCTACGCGAGCGCGCTGCTGCTGCTCGGACTGGGCTGTCTGGGTGCTCTTGCTGCTGGTTCGCGCAAGTACTGGATCGCCCTGGGCATGGGCCTCGCCCCCTCGATCCACATGATGTGTGCGCTTCCCTTGCTTGCCCTGTGGCTGGCTCGCGCGCTTCCCCTGGTCCAGCCTGTTCGCCCACGCGTTTGGCTGGTTGGCGGCGTTGCGCTTCTGTGCAGCGCGCTGCTTGTTGTCTACCTGCCCTTGGCTTCGCTGCGCGATCCTCCACTCGATTGGGGCGATCCGGAGACCCTTGCGGCGTTTTGGCAGCATCTGACCGCGGCGCGCATCCGGGCGGCCTATGCAGGCCAGATGCTCGGCGCTGCCACCCCACCGTGGATGGTGCTCGCAGCGCAGCTCGGCCAACTCTGGCTGCTGCTTCCGCTCGCGGCCGCCGGACTCTGGCTCCTCGCCAGGGCGGAGCGGCGGCTCGCTCTGCTGGCGTTCTGCCTGCTGAGCCTGGACCTTGCGTACGCATTGTGGGTCAACCCGATGGGCGTTGCCGACCGGCAGGTCGGGCAGCTGGCGGGGGCGGTTGTGTGCGTTCTGGGTGGACTTGCCGTCGCTCGCGCGCTTGGCCGAACCTGGTCATGGGCCCCGGGACGCCCCGGCGGGCTCTTGTTGACCGGCTTGCTCGGCGTCTGGGTCGCGAGCCCGTTCGCCAAGCTCGACCTGCTCCAATCCTCGATCTGGGATGAGCTGCATGGCGGTGGCGGCCCGTTGAGCAAGCTTCCGCCGCGCGCCGTGCTGGTGTGCTACTCGGACGATGTCTGTGCGGGCGCGTTGTTCGCCCTGCACGCCGACGGGGTCCGGCCCGACGTGGCGGTGGTGGCAGCCCAGCACCTGTGGGACCCGGTGACGGTGCGGTCGCTGACCGGCTTGTCCGCCCTGGCACGCTGGGGCGGGGTCCCGGCGCCGCCGGCAGGTCAGCGTCCCGCGCGCGTGCGTGCTGCGCTCGCTGCCCTGCTCGAGACCGGCGTGCCACGACCGGTGCGCTGGGAGAGCGACGAGCCGCTGCGCGCCTCCGGCCTGCAAGCCAGTCTGACGACCTCCAGCTCGGTCCCATTCCTGCGTGCGCATCCCGACCTGCCCGATAGCGGGCACGCCCGCCAGCACCTGGTGAAACTCGATCGGCTCCGAACGGCGCGCTTGGGAACGTGCGTTCCGCGGAGCAGGCTCGCGCAGCACGCATGGGCGGCCACCTATGGGCGCTTCGCAAGAGGAGCCCTTGGGGAGCAACACTTGACGACCGCGTTGCTCGCCCTGGAGCGCGCGATCACCCTCGCACCGGATCGCCCCCAGGCCTGGACCAACCTGGGCTTGGTTCACGCTCGTGCCGGCAACCTGCGGGCAGCTCTGGATGCCTACCAGCGCGCCCTCGAGCTCGATCCGTCCCGAGCTGCCGTTTGGGTGAACCTGATAGCGCTCGAGCTGTCCGCGGGGGACAGCACGGGAGCACGGCGAGCGCTCGAGCTAGCCCTTGATCTAGGCATCCAGGACCGGCGGCTTCAGGAACTGCGCAGCCGTTTGTACCGGCACGAGCCGACTTCTCCGCTTGACAGAACGGAGCGCAAACCTTAA